In Nocardioides cavernae, a single genomic region encodes these proteins:
- a CDS encoding inorganic phosphate transporter, which produces MEIAIIIAVVLVALVFDYTNGFHDAANAIATSVSTGALKPRVALAMAAIMNFVGAFLGQKVAHTVSDTINPGSGSHGLVIVMCGLLGAITWNLVTWWLGLPSSSSQALIGGLVGAAIAAGTTANWDVVVEKVVLPMLISPVIAFTLGFALMVAIMWIFRRANPGRANRGFKMAQTVSAAAMALGHGLQDAQKTMGVIFLALLTGGYVAEGDPLPLWVIFTSAAAISLGTWSGGWRIMRTLGRRIIHLDPARGFAAESVASGVLYTTAYVFEAPISTTHTITSAVMGVGATKRLSAVRWGVARSILIAWVLTFPAAASVAAICYWVARVFLP; this is translated from the coding sequence ATGGAGATCGCGATCATCATCGCGGTCGTCCTCGTCGCCCTGGTGTTCGACTACACCAACGGCTTCCACGACGCGGCCAACGCGATCGCGACGTCCGTCTCGACGGGCGCCCTCAAGCCCCGCGTGGCGCTCGCCATGGCGGCGATCATGAACTTCGTCGGCGCCTTCCTCGGCCAGAAGGTCGCGCACACGGTGTCCGACACGATCAATCCGGGGTCGGGCAGCCACGGGCTCGTGATCGTGATGTGCGGCCTCCTCGGCGCCATCACGTGGAACCTGGTCACCTGGTGGCTCGGGCTTCCCTCCTCGTCCTCCCAGGCCTTGATCGGCGGCCTCGTCGGCGCCGCGATCGCGGCCGGCACGACCGCCAACTGGGACGTCGTGGTCGAGAAGGTCGTCCTCCCGATGCTGATCTCCCCGGTGATCGCCTTCACCCTGGGCTTCGCCCTGATGGTCGCGATCATGTGGATCTTCCGCCGGGCCAACCCGGGCCGCGCCAACCGCGGCTTCAAGATGGCCCAGACCGTCTCGGCCGCCGCGATGGCGCTCGGCCACGGCCTGCAGGACGCCCAGAAGACGATGGGCGTGATCTTCCTGGCGCTGCTCACCGGCGGCTACGTCGCCGAGGGCGACCCGCTCCCGCTGTGGGTCATCTTCACCTCGGCCGCCGCGATCTCGCTCGGCACCTGGTCCGGCGGCTGGCGCATCATGCGCACCCTCGGACGCCGGATCATCCACCTCGACCCCGCCCGCGGCTTCGCCGCCGAGTCGGTGGCGTCGGGCGTGCTCTACACCACCGCCTACGTCTTCGAGGCGCCGATCTCGACCACCCACACCATCACCTCCGCGGTCATGGGCGTCGGCGCGACCAAGCGCCTCTCCGCCGTCCGCTGGGGTGTGGCACGGTCGATCCTGATCGCCTGGGTGCTCACCTTCCCAGCGGCCGCCTCCGTTGCCGCCATCTGCTACTGGGTCGCCCGCGTCTTCCTCCCCTGA
- a CDS encoding DUF47 domain-containing protein: MRLKFRPVDSSFYDLFAEAANHLVVGAQLLSEMLSAGNSKAEIAQRMREAEHAADETTHSIIRRVNSTFVTPFDREDIYSLASALDDVMDMMDEAVDLVLLYEVTSLPPETTQQVEVLQRCAELTAAAMPQLESMGSLDEYWIEINRLENTGDKSYRRILANLFSGEHEALEVLKLKDIVESLEGAIDAFEKVANIVEQIAVKES, encoded by the coding sequence GTGCGTTTGAAGTTCCGCCCTGTCGACAGCTCGTTCTACGACCTGTTCGCCGAAGCCGCCAACCACCTCGTCGTCGGCGCGCAGCTCCTCAGCGAGATGCTGTCGGCCGGCAACTCCAAGGCCGAGATCGCCCAGCGCATGCGCGAGGCCGAGCACGCTGCCGACGAGACGACCCACTCGATCATCCGACGGGTGAACAGCACGTTCGTCACCCCGTTCGACCGTGAGGACATCTACTCCCTCGCCTCGGCGCTCGACGACGTCATGGACATGATGGACGAGGCCGTCGACCTGGTCCTCCTCTACGAGGTCACGTCGCTGCCGCCGGAGACCACCCAGCAGGTCGAGGTGCTGCAGCGCTGCGCCGAGCTGACCGCTGCCGCGATGCCGCAGCTGGAGTCGATGGGCTCGCTCGACGAGTACTGGATCGAGATCAACCGTCTCGAGAACACCGGCGACAAGTCCTACCGCCGCATCCTGGCCAACCTCTTCAGCGGCGAGCACGAGGCCCTCGAGGTCCTGAAGCTCAAGGACATCGTCGAGTCCCTCGAGGGGGCGATCGACGCGTTCGAGAAGGTCGCCAACATCGTGGAGCAGATCGCGGTCAAGGAGTCCTGA
- the pstB gene encoding phosphate ABC transporter ATP-binding protein PstB, with amino-acid sequence MAKSITVGDLDIYYGDFLAVQGVNMTIKARSVTAFIGPSGCGKSTFLRSLNRMHEVIPGARVEGKVMVDGQSLYDSAVDPVAVRRQIGMVFQRPNPFPTMSIYENVLAGNRLNSKKMKKAEADNIVERSLKGANLWNEVKDRLNKPGMGLSGGQQQRLCIARAIAVEPQVLLMDEPCSALDPISTSAIEDLIHELKSDYTIVIVTHNMQQAARVSDETGFFNLKAAGQPGHLVEFNSTQKMFANPDNESTEAYISGRFG; translated from the coding sequence ATGGCCAAGAGCATCACCGTCGGCGACCTCGACATCTACTACGGCGACTTCCTCGCCGTGCAGGGCGTCAACATGACCATCAAGGCGCGCTCGGTCACCGCCTTCATCGGTCCGTCCGGATGCGGCAAGTCCACGTTCCTGCGCTCGCTCAACCGCATGCACGAGGTCATCCCCGGCGCACGCGTCGAGGGCAAGGTGATGGTCGACGGGCAGTCGCTCTACGACAGCGCCGTCGACCCGGTCGCCGTACGTCGCCAGATCGGCATGGTCTTCCAGCGGCCGAACCCGTTCCCGACGATGTCGATCTACGAGAACGTCCTTGCCGGCAATCGCCTCAACTCCAAGAAGATGAAGAAGGCAGAGGCCGACAACATCGTCGAGCGCTCCCTCAAGGGCGCGAACCTCTGGAACGAGGTGAAGGATCGCCTGAACAAGCCCGGCATGGGTCTCTCCGGCGGCCAGCAGCAGCGCCTCTGCATCGCCCGGGCGATCGCCGTCGAGCCGCAGGTGCTGCTGATGGACGAGCCGTGCTCCGCGCTCGACCCGATCTCGACCTCCGCGATCGAGGACCTCATCCACGAGCTGAAGTCCGACTACACGATCGTCATCGTCACCCACAACATGCAGCAGGCCGCCCGTGTCTCCGACGAGACCGGCTTCTTCAACCTCAAGGCCGCCGGCCAGCCCGGCCACCTCGTCGAGTTCAACTCCACCCAGAAGATGTTCGCCAACCCGGACAACGAGTCCACCGAGGCCTACATCTCCGGCCGCTTCGGCTGA
- the pstA gene encoding phosphate ABC transporter permease PstA gives MTVATAPARPTSEPVAFTQAKLPRVAPVLVGVVAIAAAALPVLLLDWGLIAWALVAGVTYLVALPAWARVVEGRRGAADRMVTGLVWGACLVAIVPLVSLLYTVVDRGLPAINSTFLTYSMYRTELDQEVGIYHALIGTLLITLGAAVISVPIGIMAAIYLIEYGKGSRLARWITFLVDVMTGIPSIVAGLFAFSLFILIFGPSTRVGIGGSVALSLLMIPVVVRSTEEMLRLVPADLREASYALGVPKWRTIVKVVLPTALGGIVTGVTLAIARVVGETAPLLLIAGLTTRTNFNVFSERMTTLPVLIYTQNANPGIAETPGGTPPGIEIAWGGALVLILIVMMLNLVARIIGAIFAPKTGH, from the coding sequence ATGACCGTCGCCACAGCCCCCGCCCGGCCCACCTCGGAGCCGGTCGCGTTCACGCAGGCCAAGCTGCCTCGCGTGGCGCCCGTCCTCGTCGGCGTCGTGGCCATCGCCGCGGCGGCCCTGCCTGTGCTCCTGCTCGACTGGGGCCTGATCGCGTGGGCCCTCGTCGCCGGTGTCACCTACCTCGTCGCGCTGCCCGCCTGGGCGCGGGTCGTGGAGGGACGGCGCGGAGCTGCGGACCGGATGGTCACCGGGCTCGTGTGGGGGGCGTGCCTCGTCGCCATCGTGCCGCTGGTCTCGCTGCTCTACACGGTCGTCGACCGGGGTCTCCCCGCGATCAACTCGACCTTCCTGACCTACTCGATGTACCGGACCGAGCTCGATCAGGAGGTGGGCATCTATCACGCGCTGATCGGCACCCTCCTGATCACCCTGGGAGCCGCCGTCATCTCGGTGCCGATCGGCATCATGGCGGCGATCTACCTCATCGAGTACGGCAAGGGCAGCCGCCTCGCCCGCTGGATCACGTTCCTGGTGGACGTGATGACCGGCATCCCGTCGATCGTGGCCGGTCTGTTCGCGTTCTCGCTGTTCATCCTCATCTTCGGTCCGTCCACCAGAGTCGGGATCGGCGGCTCGGTGGCGCTGTCGCTGCTGATGATCCCGGTGGTGGTCCGCTCGACCGAGGAGATGCTGCGGCTGGTTCCAGCCGACCTGCGCGAGGCGTCGTACGCCCTGGGCGTGCCGAAGTGGCGCACGATCGTCAAGGTCGTCCTCCCGACGGCCCTCGGCGGCATCGTCACGGGCGTCACGTTGGCCATCGCCCGCGTCGTCGGCGAGACCGCCCCGCTGCTCCTGATCGCCGGCCTGACGACCCGCACGAACTTCAACGTGTTCTCGGAGCGGATGACCACCCTGCCGGTGCTGATCTACACCCAGAACGCCAACCCCGGGATCGCCGAGACTCCGGGTGGCACGCCGCCCGGCATCGAGATCGCCTGGGGCGGCGCGCTGGTGCTGATCCTGATCGTCATGATGCTGAACCTCGTGGCGCGCATCATCGGCGCGATCTTCGCCCCCAAGACCGGCCACTAG